The following nucleotide sequence is from Archocentrus centrarchus isolate MPI-CPG fArcCen1 chromosome 18, fArcCen1, whole genome shotgun sequence.
TCTTTATTTATTGTGTCCAAAATTATTTGTTGTTCCCCCAATTTTTTCTCAACATCTTGTTTTCAAAAATATTATAACATTTAAcctaattttgtgttattcttGCAACACACAAATTTCCCTTTTCTGTGTAGAAACAGCAGGGACAACATGAGGTTGCTGGGAATATTAAACCAGACACCACAAGACAGTAACACACATCCATCATTTCCCTCATATATATTAACCACAGTCCAATTCAGATCCCAAACAAACCTCAACACCAACATTCCCAGTATGGTCACAATGGTGTAAAATGCTCTCAGCTTTGATTGGTCAACTCTGTCCTTCTTTCTGCCCTGTTCTCCTGGGCCTGGATGAATCAGGACACGGAGAACAGAAAGGCTGCAGAAGGAGGAGATGATTAACGATGATATCAAGAGACTGAAATTCACAATGATAATGGCGACCATATCTTCAATTATTATGCAACCAATCAATGCAAAGCAAAGCAGCCAGATACAGCTTATGCTCATGTTCCTGATTCTGacccctctttcttttcttagaCTCAGATAAGTGACGGGATGAACGACAGCCAGGTAGCGCTCCACACAGGTGAGCAGGTGAAAGAAAGTCTGTCCAAACCAGGcgaaaaacaaaagaatgaaTGCCAAGTGTAGCATTTTTAAACTATTCATGGAGGTCCCAGAATATCTAAAGATACATGCAACGACATACATCAGGTCCATGATGACCATGTTGTAGGCGAAGCTGTCAGAGTGACTCAGTGTTACTTCTGTGGAGGTGGAGCGCTTTTTCCACCACTCTTGGAGACCATGTTGGAGGATGAGGATGCAGAGAGGTAGGACGAGGAAGATGGTGGTGAGGTCAGATGCACGAAAGATGAAGGAGCTCGGTGTGGAGATGAGACACTGCATGTATAAAGGCAGGGAGGTGTTTGTGTTGGAACGGTGGTGGTCAAAAAACGAGGCAGTTGAGAACGATGAGTTTGCTGACATATcttgaaaatagaaaaaaagtgaGTCCACTTTAATAGACATGCCAGTTAAATCTTTCTATTTGGACTATcagatatgttttttctttaaaaatcaagCTAATTCGTTTAAATTTAACTTAGTGCTATATTGCATTTAGGAAAACGTCATCATCATCTGTCAGTGTATGAGACCTCTACTCTGAGCTTAGTTTTGCATTGCATATTTCCCTGGAAGCACGAAACATGTAAAGCTGTTTGTCACCAAAGCATATTCAAACATCCatctaatttttttcattttcttttaaattgtgctgttttttgcagtttctctgggcATTCTGCATTTATTTACTCCTAAGAACATTTTTACCAGTGAAACACATGCAAATGTTCCATTTCCACTGTTGTTGCTCTACATTATTAAACAATGTCATGCAGGCAGCCCCACACAGACATGTGGCAAAGTGATGAGACAAGTCTTCTCTATATAGACGTCTTCTTAAAATTGTTACTTAATGAATAAAGGTAATATGTTGCCACACAAAGCTTCACCAAAGATTTGAGAAGATATTAACTTGCAAAACAATAAAGATACATCTAAAGAGTTTAAATATCACCTGTCTGACCTGTTTTTGAAAACCTTTTTTCTGTAAGATACTCAAAATCCAGATAATCAGTTATTcagaaaaatacagaatttACACACTACAGTATCAATGAGTACCTGTACTTAaaattagtttatttttgatttaaaaaattaaggattaattttcttttctaaatgaaaagaaatactaaccttatatgtgtttgttttctgagcGTCCTCCCTCTGTCTCCCTTCTCTGTGGACTCCTGTTCCTGTGTCACGATTTGCGCAAAATTTATCAGACTCCACTCCACCCCTCTCTGTCGATAAGGCCAATTTGAACATGGTTTATTTGCATTCAATAAATCTATGTCAAAATAATGAACTGAATTGTTATTTAAATCACACCTCTGACTGCAGTTTAGTAATCTGAAACATGAAGCAATATTTATAagcatgacagaaaaaaattatattaataaaattaaattaaagttatATTATTAATAACCTTAAGAAAAacttacattattattattactattatttatttattttttctaattcaCCTGAGGCGTGTACAGTCAGAGATGTAGTTCTTGGGTTTTTCTCTGATGATTTCAGGGTCTGGCATTGGGATAAATTTGGTGGGATGTCCACTCCAGCAAAGATTATAGGATTGtgtcaacacacctgaatgcctcagaccagcaaactgccagaaCTTCTGCCTTCATAGTGACGCTCATACTACCTAAGTGCATTTAAATAACTGTAGCAGCAACTTAACCCCTTTTTTTCTGCATGATTATATTCCactaataatacatttttccaCATTCTTGGAGACCATATTGGAGGATGAGGATACAGAGAGGTAGGTTTGGTGTAGAGATGAAAGCCACAGATCAAAGAAGGAATGAGTGGAGAACGATGAGTTTGCTGACACCTcaaaaagatgagaaaaaagtaaattcaCTGGAATGGACATGCCCGTCAGATCTCtctctgtcgctctctctctctctatatatatatattaaccaaccggccccagactgtgagacttggcccccatctctcctccacccgcacactgagcactggctccccacagggctgtgtgctgagccccctcctgtactgtctctacacccatgactgcagtccggcccacaataacaacctcatcgtcaaatttgctgaagacaccacagtggtcggactcatctcaaagggagatgaggcagcttacagagaggaggtcctgaagttgacagcctggtgtttagagaacaacctggtactgaacaccatgaaaaccaaagagatcatcatcgacttcaggaagcacaggactgacccagctcccctctacatcaacggcgagcgtgtggagagggtccacaccttcaggtttcttggtgtcctcatctctgctgatctctcttggtcagataacatcacagctgttatcaagaaggctcagcagcgacttcacttcctgagggtcctcaggaagaacaacttgggcTCAGACCTGCTgttgaccttctaccgctcatccattgagagcctgctgacctactgtatcacagtatggtacggcagctgcactgaggcagacagggtcaggcttcagagggtagtcaagacagcacaaagaatcgttggctgccctctcccctccctgatggacatctacacctcccgctgcatcagcagagccaggaacatcatcaaggacagctcacaccctggctttgacctgtttgacctgctgccctctggcaggcgctacaggtgcatcaaagccagaacaaacagactcaagaacagtttcttcgccagagcaatcaccaccctgaactcacacactcacccactgtaactgtgcaatattatattattcatactgaacaatatctaacattcctatattgtgtaatatccagtattcattcactagtgcaatattcattcaccaagtgcaatattcatcatcttcattattatatgtatacacatatttacttttcttacaatgtacatatacaccaatgtatgtatatatttttatacattctattttttttatattttacacattgtttattttctgtatatctcttgattatattgattatactagattataatatttttatttttattttagagagtttgattttctgttacatggcactgaacaggagtggccctccaatctcattgtacatcctgtataatgacaataaaggcattctattctattctattctattctattctattctatatatatatatatatatatatatatatatatatatatatatatatatatatatatatatatacatatatattaggggtgggactttaacgcgttaatttcgattaattaattacggggaaattaacgcgttaaaaattttaacgcattttaatagcactttgcaccgtggaacgtttctcagtgcacgagttcccggcatacagattatatcgacgcacaatgtccaaattaggggccgcatcctgcgaaggacccggcccacgtctttcgcagcccacgaacaccacaaaggccggaagtgagcggctagccttcatatcagctgccgtcacctctgtgtagctcatgtcacctagcaaccgtgagtgcgaagcacagctgtgtaacagcagctggttaaatggagaatgaactttttctcctttttgtggtttaatttgaagtctttaattcaaaataagctgttaaaacaagcgtaacacatttcaacatcaaggaatacagctgagagaatgattaatttccaactataacaagtgagacattaatgttgactaaaactatccagttatgatgcttaactttaatttcaggtgtttgcttatcacaggagcacttccacccttcattggtctgtgtagtagactggtgggaaaataaacaatattttgaagtttaagcttatgtatattgattcattcatcaactaaacttaaattaatatttatcatgttaaatattgaaatgcgattaaaatgcgattaatttcgattaattaattacaaagcttgtaattaattcgattaatttttttaatcgagtcccacccctaatatatatatatgtatatgtatatatacatatgacTCCATGAGCACGTGGCAGCACAAATAAACCAGCTGCTACATGATACAGGTTAAGACACACCCAGGATGGCTGAAGGCCGGATATTTCTGATCCCAAAGAATCCCCAGAACGGACCGGTCCAATCCAACTACTGGCCAACAACCTGCTCCcatacaacatggaaactcctgtcaggcatcatagcagcaaagatgaacaggcacatggttcaatacatgagcgaggcccagaaaggtattggcagagagaccaggggagcaaaacaccagctactggtagatagagcagtcactcaagactgtaaaaTCAGACTGACCAAGAGAAGTGTAGTCAAATGATAAAAAAGTGAGGGAAGGTAGTCACAACTGAGGAGATTGCATTACCAGAAGGCAGCATTGCAGACAATGAGGACAGCTAAAAGTACCTTAGAAttccacaggcaaatgggaatcATGATGAagccactaggaaagctgcaaccaccaaCTAGTAGAGAGTAAAGCAAGTTGTAAAGAGtgagctgaatgggaagaacaagctCCATGCTATCAACACaaatgccctgccagttgtcagataccctgctgggataataagttGGCCAAacgaggaaatagaagccagattttttttttttttttattaaaaaaaaaaaaaattcccagctTGGAACAATACACAATTCTCATGGCTATTTTAGGCCATAAGATTCCTAAAATCTGGAGCCTAATCCAGACTGTTTAAGGCCAACCAGATATTTAGTCTACAAATTAAAACTGACAGATACAATATCTGTGAGGGTAGAAGCTTTAGGAAAAAAATTCAGGTAGTTTGAAAAATTTACTATCATTGTGGTGAAATATTTTCTAATGACAGGAGATTTATAAGAATCAGCTTTGTGTTCACTGGGAAATACTAAATCACAGCTGTAAatcaaatacaaagaaatgacaaaGTAATGCCACATATGTCTGAGAATCTTGAAAGGAAGACAAAATATGAAACTGTGTGAAGTCAAAACTTTCATGAATTTAGTGTCATTTCCAATTCAATATTAAGTCCAGAGTCAGAATTCAAATTCAGAATGAGTTGAGGGTTATTCGGGTTATTAATTAAATAACTAACAGGCTGCAGTCTCAAAATGAGCAACcgtttttattttctgctttcaaAATATTCTGCTTACAGTAGGCTGTTTCTTTTCTATGGGGTAAATGAGGGAATGATTGATGCAGTAGTTccagtttctgtttctttggctgtttacaaaactgaaacaataaacCACACCTGAGAAGAAGAAACTCTGACAGGCTGTCAGTGTGGAACATTTTCACTATAAACTTTGATCCAACATGACTTCTCTTCTGTGTTCGTTCTCACAGTGACATCTAACCTGATGACAGACTTTGCACCAACAGCAACACAACACCACCTTCCAGCACTCAGAGTGAGTGATATTCAGTACAGATAAAATCCAGAGGCTTGAAGCTTCAGCCTCTGTTGTTTACAGCTCTGTTATATTCAGCCTGGAGTTCTGGACTCTTTCACCTTTGCTTCAACACACAGGAGACAGATTAATATAAAATCCTGGTAACAAAATGATCAAATTTGCAGGaatgtggtaaatggactggttgttatatagcgcttttctatttcatgttgagcactcaaagcactattTCCATTTagtttgcagatgtttcagtaaatttttgcacttatttccattttttttctattaaaatgtGTCTCGAGCTGTTGGGCATGAAATTCAgctcattgtgtttgtgtttcaatcATTAAAACCAGGCTGTGCTAACAGTAAATCTTGAGGAACTGGACTGTAATCTAACACACCTGAACTCTGTTCAGTCAGTACAAACCATGAAGGCGTGTCAGCACCTGTAGTGAAAGCATTTATACAGCATTCAAACGCTGCTTGAGAAAGTgagctgcagactgaagcacagTGTTGATGAACATTTGGTaagatttaaattattttctttaaagagaaatatatatttttaattatattactCTTGAATATATATTGACTTACATTATTGTTGTCTATATTTAGTTGTAATGAAGCTTGCtcaaattttattaaaaatttaaactgCATATGAACCAGGTTTGTAAAACAAAGTCTCTGCAGTTCTTCATGCTTAAATAAATGGAGACGTACCAGAGCACTAAATAGTGATGAacccagagagctgcagagTGACAGAATTATAGACAGAAGCTGTTAAGCATCACTTTGATAACAGTTTTCACTTTATCACAAACTCATGGTTTGCTTGAATTTTTAAAGAGAATCTATCATTTCATTTGTGATTTTTTACTTCTcttttttctgaaataatttTATATCTTAAGGATAATGCAATGCAGATATAATATAGAACAGTTCACTGCCTTCATAGCGAACCAGGAAGGATACAAAGAGAAACTGAGAACAAACATGAAGACATAAAGAAACCCAAAGTATAAAAACTTTTCTCTTGATCAGGTAGCTGCAATTGTGACCAACATGGAAAGGTACGACACTCAACAcctcacagtgcattttctaaTACCGTATCTATTCTTCCTACAACATGGTATTCAGCattactgtttgtgttttatttgaacATCATGTAAATTCAAACAAAACCTACAAAATTGTAAGACACCATGATTCTGTGGACTGTTCATGctgtcaccctcctaaaataacGGCCTGAGCAATTTTTAataagaatttcagttttgcctaaatcatcatattttcaatacttgattcagttgtttttgcattttcttgaaAAACCTGATAAAATAGCTTagaccattattttaagagggtgacagtattttttttccctcattaaGTCCCAAGAAAACAACCTAAATACTGTGTAGTTTGGCTTTTACTAAATTCTATTTTACATGAAGATGCCCTCTATTTGTATCGCAGCCCATAATGAAGAAAACTGTACCTAATAAAACATAAACCTATGTGACTCATGCAGACTGGTTAAAGACAGCATCCAACCCTGCAGTCAACCTACAAACAAAATGAGCTAAGAAAAGCTAACATGACAAAAACTTCAttaaatttatttcagttaatctCAAGCTTCTTAACTACCAGTAACTGCAGTGGGatggctttattttttatacctttaaatttaaaaatagcaactttttttttttaactttttcttctttttttcttctgccaTTTTTTATTCCTGCAAGTAATTTTGATTCTTAATGGCTGCAGCATGGAGGTTTATGTATGTAGCAAATTGCAATGGGTCAGTCTTGCACCTGGGTTGATGAAATTTCTGCCATTTGGTCACCTGCTCATCCATTGAGCCAAACTGAGAAGAGAACTGAGAAGTGAGAACTGAGAAGCTTCAAGTTTTATAGATCCACTGTATTCGATTCTTGGAAACACGTCATAGTTTCTCCAGTACTTGTTGCTGAAGGCTAAAAACGTAATTTTCCTCTCTGAtggtctttgtctctgtctaATACCTGCCTATAAATCAAATCACCATTAGTAAGATCAGATAGATCACtcatccaaacaaacaaacaaaaaaaccaaccaaaTATTGAAAAAATGATGATGTAGGCAAAATGAAAATTctcattaaagaaaaattacTCAGGCCGTTATTTCAGGAAGATGATTTGTGCAAAATTGAACAAGACTTctggagtttgtttttctttttttttttgtttgttttgtttttatctgggCACCACAGTGGAgtggtggttaacactgttgcctcacagctagaatgacatctagaaggcctgggtttgattccaccttggcccaggcctctctgtgtggagtctgcatgttctccccatgtctgtgtgggtttcctcccacagtccaaaggcatgcagttactgtggttaggttaattggtcactataaactgcccataggtgtgaatgtgagtggttgtctgtttctatgTGTTGGcactgcgacaggctggcgacctgtacagggtgtaccctgcctctcaccctatgtcagctgggataggctccagcgactctgaacaggataagagaatggatggatgggctgcTTCTTATGTTTGTGGGCATTCTGTAAAATGGTAACTGTTGATAATATTTGATGGCATTTTCACAGAGTCAGTCAGGAGTCAAATGTTTCCATTTCCCACCAGAATCACACTGACCTGGACTTCATATTCATGGTTTGTAGATGTGAAAGGATAGTTTTTCACAAATCAACATAGATGTGACCTTCTGTGCATTTGGATAGTGTAATGTATtctcttccagctgctggaggacaacattGTTGCTTTTGTGAAGAATGAGCTAAAGCAGATGAAGAGTTCTCTGAATCCAGATTATGAAAAATTCTTAGAAAGTCAgaatgaggatgaggagcagaGGAGCAGAAGAGAGGCATTTCTGAAGCTCACAGTGCACTTCCTTCAGAGAATGAAGGAAAAGGAACTCGCTGCCTATCTGCtaagcagtaagaggatttacTTACATAAATTAATTCTCAAGAAATTGTTATAttgaaatctttattttaattcttttctttcctgtaGAAAACTCCCGTCCATGCTTTAAGTGTAAACTTAAATCTAacatgaagaagaagttccagtgtgtgtttgagggcattGATAAAGCACAGACTCTATCCATGCTGAATCAAATCTAcgcagagctctacatcacagagggagggaggggagaggtcaataatgaacatgaggtcagacacactgaaacatttttcaggaaagcagacagagcagaaacaacaatcagacgtgaagacatctttaaaactGAAAGAGACAAAGCagtcagaacagtgctgacaaagggagtggcagGAATCGGAAAAACATTcctaacacagaagttcactctggactgggctgaagataaaaccaaccaggacatccagttcatgtttccattcactttcagagagctgaatctGCTGAAGGATAAAAAGTTCAGTTTGGTGGGACTTGTTCATCatttctttactgaaaccaaagaagcaggaatctgcagctttgaaaagttcaaggttgtgttcatctttgatggtctggatgagtgtcgacttcctctggacttccacaacactgagatcctgactGATGTCACAGAGTCCTCATCAGTGGATGTTCTGCTGataaacctcatcagggggaatcTGCTTCCTTCTGCTCAcgtctggataaccacacgacctgcagcagccaatcagatccctgctgAGTGTGTAGACATggttacagaggtcagagggttcactgacctaCAAAaagaggagtacttcaggaagaaatTCAGAGATGAAAATCAGGCCAACATCATAATGTCCCACATCAAGATATCTCatagcctccacatcatgtgctacattccagtcttctgctggatcactgctacagttctggagaaTTTGTTAAAAACAAGTGAGaaaggagagctgcccaagactctgactgagatgtacatccacttcctggttgTTCAGATCAAAGTGAAGAACATCAAGTATGACAGAGGGGGaaagacagatccacactggaccCCAGAGAACAAGAGCATGATTGAGGCTCTGGGGAAACTGGCTTTTGAGCAGCTGCAGAAGGgcaacctgatcttctatgaatcagagctgacagagtgtggcatcaatATCAGAGaggcctcagtgtactcaggagtgttcacacagatctttaaagaagAGAGAGGGCTCTACCAGGagaaggtgttctgcttcatccatctgagtgttcaggagtttctggctgctcttcatgtccatctgacatTCACCAACTCTGGTGTCAACCTGCTGGAAGAAGAACAAACAGCATCAGTGCCGACTGAAGAGCCTTCAGTGAGACActtctaccagagtgctgtggaCAAGGCCTTagagagtccaaatggacacctggacttgttcctccgcttcctcctgggtctttcactgcagaccaatcagactctcctacgAGGTCTGCTGACACAGAGGGGAAGCAGCTCAGAGAcaaatcaggaaacagtccagttACAAAGAAAACCATCAAACCATGCCTTGAAACCAGAAAACACAGTTATGTGCTGAGGTAAAAAGTTCAATTCAGCATGGACTTTGGCATTTGAGCTCACTAAGCAACTGCTTAGTTCTGATCAGGAAGGGTGGGCTTTTCAAGAGTGAGACCAAgacatttttctgtttggagtttgcatgtttgtgctcctgcttcctcccacagtagaaaaaaaacttttctgtttatcaCTAACTAAAACATAATGTAATCAGTACTTAAGAGATAATGTTGGCTGTCATgaactgtctgtgtgtgtgagagtcaAATAAACTGGGCTATATTCATGAAATCAGTCCTTTCAAAGTTTCTCCTTTGAGTGAGTTGGAAAACTGCTGAGATTCAACTTAGTCaagtattcatttttttctgcatattttttaaatttataaaattttgaatttgttttttctccctttGCGTGTCTCCTCTGTGAACTCTTTGTGTATTCATTCCAAATGTAATATGCTgcttatatatacacacacatacatacagacacCTCATTTGATAAATGAGCTGTTACACAAACTTTaatgaaaatacacacagacatgcacacactgaaccTGAGGCTGGCACATCATAGAgaatttaactttatttgtatcagTATTATTTGATTCAGTATTTACCATTGAACACACTCTATGACTTTgtgcaaaactaattctgtttcTTCCACATCAATAGTTTACACACAGGAAAGCATTGAAATTATAATCAAATCAACCCACAACACACATAAAGGCAAACAAAACTCAACCAGTAGAAgaacaaaaagtcaaaacagAATCCCAAAAACAATATTACCAAAAGtcaaaaccacaaaaataatgagaaaaaatCTGCAaccagaaaactaaaaaaaaaaaaaaatagaacttAATCACATTAGTTTATGCCAGAGGTTCATCAGTGCTTTTAAGGAATTGTGAAACTACAAAGAGAATTAAAGAAGATATTAAAGAGATACTGCTGATTTCTCACTGCTTTGATCAGCTGTAACCGAGACCTCAGGAACCAG
It contains:
- the LOC115797004 gene encoding NLR family CARD domain-containing protein 3-like; this encodes MAKKENWTSRRRLPRLRETQISDGMNDSQVALHTGEAVRVTQCYFCGGGALFPPLLETMLEDEDAERVSQESNVSISHQNHTDLDFIFMLLEDNIVAFVKNELKQMKSSLNPDYEKFLESQNEDEEQRSRREAFLKLTVHFLQRMKEKELAAYLLSKNSRPCFKCKLKSNMKKKFQCVFEGIDKAQTLSMLNQIYAELYITEGGRGEVNNEHEVRHTETFFRKADRAETTIRREDIFKTERDKAVRTVLTKGVAGIGKTFLTQKFTLDWAEDKTNQDIQFMFPFTFRELNLLKDKKFSLVGLVHHFFTETKEAGICSFEKFKVVFIFDGLDECRLPLDFHNTEILTDVTESSSVDVLLINLIRGNLLPSAHVWITTRPAAANQIPAECVDMVTEVRGFTDLQKEEYFRKKFRDENQANIIMSHIKISHSLHIMCYIPVFCWITATVLENLLKTSEKGELPKTLTEMYIHFLVVQIKVKNIKYDRGGKTDPHWTPENKSMIEALGKLAFEQLQKGNLIFYESELTECGINIREASVYSGVFTQIFKEERGLYQEKVFCFIHLSVQEFLAALHVHLTFTNSGVNLLEEEQTASVPTEEPSVRHFYQSAVDKALESPNGHLDLFLRFLLGLSLQTNQTLLRGLLTQRGSSSETNQETTQISDGMNDSQVALHTAEDRCNNIQQVHDGHVVGEAVRVTQCYFCGGGALFPPFLETMLEDEEAERTRRTERLQKEEMINDDIKRLKFIMIMTQISDGMNDSQVALHTGEQTQISDGMNDSQVALHTAEDTRNNIQQVHDDHVVGEAVRVTQCYFCGGGALFPPFLETMLENEDAER